The following is a genomic window from Rhizobium sp. NRK18.
CCGGCTTTTCCTTGGCAATGGGGGAGTTTTGCGTGGATCGCCGATCTGTGGCGCTATTCGGCCGGAACCGCCACGGAAGAGCGGACGCCCCAGCGCAGGGTGACGCCGAGGCTGGCGATCAGGATGGCGACGAAGCCGGCATACTGCACCGGGGCGAGATGATGGCCATAGACGACGGCATGGGCAAGGATGGCGCTGACCGGATAGAGGAACAGGAGGACGGCTGCGAGCGGCGTCGAAAGCTTCGGTAGCGCGCCGTAAAGCAGGAAATAGACCCCGCCCGTATGCACCAGGCCGATCAGCAGGAACCAGCCCCACTGGCTGGATGTCACCTGCAGCGGGCCGAGGGGCGCGGCGGCGAACAGCAGCAGCGTGCCGCAGAAGCACTGGATGGTAACCAGTTGCGGTGCGTCGATGCCTTTCAGCCCTTTGGCGATCAGTGTCACCAGCGCATAGAGCACCGCGCCGCCGAGCGCGCAGGCGAGGCCGAGAAGATACGAGCCGCCGGCCGCGCCGCCACCCTCGGCGATATCCGTTGCGAGCACCAGTCCGGCCAGCGCCAGAACGATCCACGCGAATGTCGCGACATGCAGCCTCTCGCGGAAGAGAAACGAGCCGAGCAGCACGACGATGAAGGGCTGGACGTGAAAGACGATGGTGGAGACGGCGATGCCGATATGCTCGATGGCGGTGAAGAACAGGATCCAGTTGCCGATCATCAAGACGCCGCTGGCAAATGCCAGGGCGAGCACCTTGGCCGGCAGGCGCAGCAGTGCAGTCAACCGGCCGCGCCAGGCCGCGTGCAGCCCCAGCGCCAGTCCACCGATCAGGCAGCGGTAGAAGGTCACCGACATGGGATCGGCGCCGCTTTCGACGACGCAGACGCCGAGCGTGCCGAGCAGCGTCTGCGCGGCCATGACACCGAGAATGCCTTGTGTCTGGCGGGTCATCATCGGCCTCTCCTCTTGCGTGCTGCC
Proteins encoded in this region:
- a CDS encoding DMT family transporter; amino-acid sequence: MMTRQTQGILGVMAAQTLLGTLGVCVVESGADPMSVTFYRCLIGGLALGLHAAWRGRLTALLRLPAKVLALAFASGVLMIGNWILFFTAIEHIGIAVSTIVFHVQPFIVVLLGSFLFRERLHVATFAWIVLALAGLVLATDIAEGGGAAGGSYLLGLACALGGAVLYALVTLIAKGLKGIDAPQLVTIQCFCGTLLLFAAAPLGPLQVTSSQWGWFLLIGLVHTGGVYFLLYGALPKLSTPLAAVLLFLYPVSAILAHAVVYGHHLAPVQYAGFVAILIASLGVTLRWGVRSSVAVPAE